A genomic window from Populus nigra chromosome 7, ddPopNigr1.1, whole genome shotgun sequence includes:
- the LOC133698359 gene encoding protein TIC 20-v, chloroplastic, with translation MSTLLFPQAPLTLSQKPFLLSLRNPSFLPHARKWKGPRRLILAKSNGNDSVDTTDRIISAVCYFYPFFDGIQYGKYVITQFSPIQALIQPLFPAIKVFKSFPLNGFLVFLTLYFVVVRNSNFSRYVRFNTMQAIVLDVLLIFPDLLERSFNPRDGLGLDLLMSLDSTVFLYLLVCLIYGSTSCLFGQIPRLPIVAEAADRQVL, from the coding sequence ATGTCCACTCTTCTCTTTCCACAAGCCCCTCTTACCCTCTCCCAAAAACCCTTCCTTCTCTCCCTCAGAAACCCATCTTTTTTGCCTCACGCAAGAAAATGGAAAGGGCCCAGAAGACTAATTTTAGCCAAATCCAACGGTAACGATTCAGTAGACACAACAGACAGGATAATCTCTGCCGTCTGTTACTTCTACCCATTCTTTGACGGGATCCAGTACGGAAAATACGTCATAACCCAGTTTTCTCCAATTCAAGCTCTCATCCAGCCTCTGTTCCCAGCTATAAAAGTCTTTAAGAGCTTTCCCTTAAATgggtttttggtgtttttgactCTTTACTTTGTTGTTGTGAGAAACTCCAATTTTAGCAGATATGTGAGGTTCAATACCATGCAAGCTATAGTGCTTGATGTGTTGTTGATATTTCCTGATTTGTTAGAGAGGAGTTTTAATCCAAGAGATGGGTTGGGATTGGATTTGTTGATGAGTTTGGACAGTACTGTGTTTTTGTACCTTTTGGTTTGTTTGATTTATGGGTCTACTTCTTGTTTGTTTGGTCAGATTCCTAGGTTGCCCATTGTTGCTGAGGCTGCTGATAGGCAGGTTCTTTAG
- the LOC133699386 gene encoding wall-associated receptor kinase 2-like: MTLQMRLSLLMMLVMFWLMTTESSSQDVKPGCQEKCGNVSVPYPFGIGKPDCAMDEHFFLNCSSNDGGAELWFRSNMTARKISVLEGTVTVSIGTAYDCYDKSGNETRYFDQSMKLGPGPFTFSDTLNIFTAIGCDTTAEVINEEFTYGAACLSLCTKYVNMTDANACSGSGCCQTSIPMGLKSLDISSYSFFNHSNVSDFNPCGFAFLADTRSFHLSDWPLSRMADGEDTSDVAIEWVVKNETCEQAKANTSAYACGINTNCTYSENGQGYRCVCNEGFEGNPYLEQGCQDIDECKYPERYPCEGKCKNTIGSYKCHCPFGKYANGENGCQRFGGIIIISAVGAAVFLLIICFLLYVICTKRRRDKNFRKNGGMVLKHQRVRIFREAELEKATNNYVEDQKLGEGGFGYVYKGVLADNTLVAVKKFKGVDKDQLNEEFQKEIGIVSQVNHRNVVKLLGLCLETKVPLLVYEFISNGTLYKHIHDKRSQILASWSNRLRIASEIALALDYLHSLADPPVIHGDIKSVNILLDNNYTAKVADFGASVMISSGQSFIATKIQGTFGYLDPEYLMTGNLTPKSDVFSFGVVLLELLIGQKPNSNAKSGETRNIIEFFISALENNNLFGILDFQAANEGEMDEIEVVAEIAKRCVNSMGINRPTMKEISDELAKQKALHESFWAQHKNDDTKHLLSESPRSFSKSASPSLSHCQSTHSVISFQIEY; the protein is encoded by the exons ATGACTCTCCAGATGAGGTTGTCTTTGCTCATGATGTTGGTAATGTTCTGGCTTATGACAACTGAATCTTCAAGCCAAGATGTGAAACCTGGGTGCCAAGAAAAATGCGGGAATGTTAGTGTTCCTTATCCCTTTGGGATTGGGAAACCTGACTGTGCCATGGATGAGCATTTCTTTCTGAATTGCAGTTCAAATGATGGTGGTGCTGAACTGTGGTTTAGAAGCAACATGACTGCCCGTAAAATATCGGTGCTGGAGGGCACAGTGACTGTAAGCATTGGTACGGCATATGACTGTTATGACAAATCGGGGAATGAAACTCGCTATTTCGATCAGTCTATGAAACTTGGACCAGGCCCTTTTACGTTCTCAGACACCCTAAACATATTCACAGCTATCGGCTGTGATACGACTGCCGAGGTGATCAACGAAGAGTTTACATATGGAGCTGCCTGCCTATCCCTATGCACAAAATATGTGAACATGACAGATGCGAATGCTTGCTCAGGTTCTGGATGCTGCCAAACCTCAATTCCCATGGGCCTCAAGTCACTTGATATTTCATCTTATAGTTTTTTCAACCACTCGAATGTTTCGGATTTCAATCCCTGTGGATTTGCATTTTTAGCGGATACGCGCTCCTTTCATCTTTCAGATTGGCCGCTCAGTCGTATGGCAGATGGAGAAGATACATCAGATGTTGCGATTGAATGGGTAGTTAAGAATGAGACATGTGAACAGGCTAAAGCTAATACAAGTGCATATGCTTGTGGCATTAATACAAACTGCACTTATTCGGAGAATGGTCAGGGATATCGTTGCGTATGCAATGAAGGGTTCGAAGGAAACCCCTATCTTGAACAAGGATGCCAAG ATATTGATGAGTGCAAATATCCAGAAAGATACCCGTGTGAAGGTAAATGCAAGAACACTATTGGAAGTTACAAATGTCACTGTCCATTTGGCAAGTATGCTAATGGTGAAAACGGTTGTCAGAGATTTGGTGGTATCATAATTATATCAG CTGTTGGGGCAGCAGTTTTCCTACTGATTATTTGTTTCCTACTCTATGTAATCTgcacaaaaagaagaagggacAAGAACTTCAGAAAAAATGGGGGAATGGTTTTGAAGCATCAGCGAGTAAGGATTTTCAGAGAGGCAGAGCTGGAAAAGGCAACCAACAATTATGTTGAAGATCAGAAACTTGGGGAAGGTGGTTTTGGTTACGTTTACAAGGGAGTTTTAGCAGATAATACCCTGGTTGCTGTCAAGAAGTTTAAAGGGGTAGATAAGGATCAGCTGAATGAAGAATTTCAGAAAGAAATTGGCATTGTTTCACAGGTCAACCACAGGAATGTGGTCAAGCTCTTGGGCTTGTGTTTGGAAACCAAAGTGCCATTGTTAGTTTATGAGTTCATTTCAAATGGAACTCTTTACAAGCACATCCATGATAAAAGGTCACAGATATTAGCTTCCTGGAGCAATCGTCTGAGGATAGCATCAGAGATTGCCCTTGCGCTTGATTACTTGCATTCTCTAGCAGACCCTCCAGTTATTCATGGAGATATCAAGTCAGTGAACATACTTTTAGACAACAACTACACGGCAAAGGTTGCAGATTTTGGAGCTTCAGTGATGATTTCTTCAGGCCAAAGCTTTATAGCCACAAAAATACAAGGGACTTTTGGCTACCTGGATCCTGAGTATCTTATGACGGGTAATTTAACCCCAAAGAGTGATGTCTTCAGTTTTGGGGTTGTTCTCCTGGAGCTTCTCATAGGACAAAAGCCAAACTCCAATGCCAAGTCTGGAGAAACAAGGAACATTATTGAATTCTTTATCTCAGCACtggaaaataataatcttttcgGAATTTTGGATTTTCAGGCAGCTAATGAAGGTGAAATGGATGAGATAGAAGTTGTTGCTGAGATTGCAAAAAGATGTGTCAACAGCATGGGCATAAACCGCCCGACCATGAAGGAAATATCCGATGAGCTTGCTAAGCAGAAGgcccttcatgaaagtttttgGGCTCAGCACAAAAATGATGACACCAAGCATTTGCTAAGTGAATCGCCACGCTCTTTCTCCAAAAGTGCAAGTCCTTCCTTAAGTCATTGTCAGAGCACTCATAGCGTTATATCGTTTCAGATTGAGTACTGA